A genomic segment from Syntrophotalea acetylenivorans encodes:
- a CDS encoding M48 family metallopeptidase, with the protein MKFFMTLLLLTSVLSGCATMKAIDQGLYSATETVTERDRLSGKRSLCLADREEQTLKGNEFVEKFIAEARAEGKKVNEEYDLAAYKRIKRIFEQLHQVSHLRQEAWTPVIIEEDSWNAFTTGGTYFVIFSALEKDLKDDSELANVIAHEMAHTVANHAFERRDFQQINALAGSKSAKRDTFQAAFTHENETEADQIAVLYCSLAGFDPYAGGRIWERMHKKSGNDALFIHDHPMNEERAAEAKRVADLVQKYYVPGTINSNYQQILEDNELFSLQKSELAAGEGGGFFAALDAALSTYQQKQKAKLEERRQKARIEFMRSVHRVSKIVGSEAMSANKWRFTILYRGNRPLTDLSFKAIIRNGSKIPLTITQGLDGVLNPNTTFYVDFSSPELDAYHTNSNDIAFMYDNAKAL; encoded by the coding sequence ATGAAATTTTTCATGACATTGCTTTTGTTGACGTCAGTACTATCCGGTTGCGCAACAATGAAAGCAATTGATCAAGGTCTTTACTCCGCGACAGAAACGGTTACAGAGCGCGATCGCCTTTCTGGAAAAAGATCACTCTGTCTTGCTGATAGGGAAGAACAAACTTTAAAAGGAAACGAGTTTGTCGAAAAATTTATTGCTGAAGCGAGGGCAGAAGGGAAAAAAGTAAATGAGGAATATGACCTTGCTGCATATAAACGAATCAAACGAATTTTTGAACAGCTTCATCAAGTAAGCCATTTAAGGCAAGAGGCATGGACGCCGGTAATTATTGAAGAAGACAGCTGGAATGCCTTTACAACAGGAGGAACCTACTTTGTAATCTTTTCAGCACTTGAAAAGGATTTGAAAGACGACTCTGAGCTAGCAAACGTCATTGCACACGAAATGGCTCATACCGTCGCCAACCATGCATTCGAGCGCCGTGATTTTCAACAAATTAATGCTCTCGCTGGTTCAAAGTCAGCAAAGCGTGATACTTTTCAAGCGGCATTTACACATGAGAATGAAACGGAAGCTGACCAAATTGCCGTTCTTTATTGTTCGTTGGCTGGCTTCGATCCCTACGCAGGAGGCCGCATTTGGGAGAGGATGCACAAAAAAAGTGGAAATGATGCGTTATTTATACACGATCATCCGATGAACGAAGAGCGTGCGGCAGAGGCAAAGCGTGTAGCTGATTTGGTACAAAAATACTATGTTCCGGGAACTATAAATTCAAATTACCAGCAAATTCTTGAAGATAACGAATTATTTTCATTGCAAAAATCCGAGTTGGCCGCCGGTGAGGGCGGCGGTTTTTTTGCTGCATTAGACGCAGCGTTATCGACATACCAGCAAAAACAGAAAGCCAAGTTGGAAGAACGCCGACAGAAGGCCCGAATAGAATTTATGCGATCAGTTCACCGGGTTTCTAAAATTGTTGGGTCTGAAGCAATGTCAGCCAACAAATGGCGGTTCACCATTCTTTATCGTGGAAACCGACCTCTTACGGATTTAAGTTTCAAGGCAATAATTCGGAATGGTTCCAAAATTCCGCTGACTATTACCCAGGGGCTTGACGGGGTGCTTAACCCAAATACTACTTTTTATGTCGATTTTTCCTCTCCTGAATTGGACGCATACCATACGAACTCGAACGATATCGCCTTCATGTATGACAACGCCAAAGCATTATGA
- a CDS encoding thermonuclease family protein, whose amino-acid sequence MKTSRLLVCIVLLLLASTSLAASSKIYGDVVVAEVTSIYDGDSFKVNLKGYPPIAGERIGIRINGIDTPEMRDNRPEIKALARKAKQYTVQRLREGQQIILRNMKRGKYFRIVADVYVDGSNLGQELISVGLAKPYGGGKKPKWE is encoded by the coding sequence ATGAAAACGTCCCGCCTGTTGGTCTGTATCGTCCTCTTGCTCCTAGCATCTACGTCCCTAGCCGCTTCATCAAAAATCTATGGTGACGTTGTAGTAGCCGAAGTAACAAGCATTTACGATGGTGACTCTTTCAAAGTTAACCTCAAGGGATACCCGCCAATTGCAGGAGAGCGGATCGGAATCCGGATCAATGGCATAGATACCCCAGAAATGAGGGATAACCGACCAGAGATAAAGGCTTTAGCCCGAAAGGCAAAGCAGTACACCGTTCAGCGTTTGCGGGAAGGCCAGCAGATCATCCTGCGTAACATGAAGCGAGGAAAATATTTTCGGATCGTTGCCGATGTTTACGTGGATGGGAGCAATTTAGGGCAGGAGTTGATTTCAGTTGGGTTGGCTAAGCCCTATGGCGGTGGGAAGAAGCCGAAATGGGAGTGA
- a CDS encoding site-specific integrase has translation MKDSDREFQEANEGRKLLKEYLIADMGSDDESYLRDYDEELTVEAFVGGLTPEGIDLLNKELDDWNDLPQSRKDTVLEELKVKAIPSLPDISELQPEQSATEKNRLSTELVSDKVKEFLECHFERKDRLGKSAPDETIKEYVGIFREFILIVGNDLKCCDLSRKVIRNYEKAVWGIPTNHTRKSKYKNKSINEILNMDIPSEDKRKPGTINKHVMRVKQFLRWADLEGYVLNDMEKFLQYAPDYIKANEKKDPFTDDELRLLFNNEVYENGKFKKPSRYWLPLLALFTGARGEELAQLYTDDIEKYNGTDVYVIRLRENEERNQGLKNETAPRVLPIHSKLISLGFLDYVKSRPKEEMLFGELKNKNGKNYKGFGNNFNRKNEYGWKWKCGVTSEKTSFHSFRHNVVDFFANSNISDRVACAIVGHKFKGSFLVENYIKDVGPLVMQKAINKLSFRSVDWKKIKKLKW, from the coding sequence ATGAAAGATTCGGATCGGGAATTTCAGGAAGCTAATGAAGGCAGGAAATTACTGAAGGAATATCTTATTGCGGATATGGGAAGCGATGATGAATCATATTTGCGAGATTACGATGAAGAACTAACTGTAGAGGCTTTTGTAGGCGGATTGACACCAGAAGGGATTGATCTACTCAATAAGGAGTTAGATGATTGGAACGATCTGCCTCAATCAAGAAAAGATACTGTACTTGAGGAGCTCAAAGTTAAAGCCATACCCAGTCTGCCGGATATATCAGAGTTGCAGCCTGAACAATCAGCTACTGAAAAGAACCGGCTGTCCACAGAGTTGGTTTCTGATAAGGTTAAAGAGTTTTTAGAGTGTCATTTTGAAAGGAAAGATAGGCTAGGTAAATCTGCACCAGATGAAACCATTAAAGAGTATGTTGGGATTTTTAGGGAATTCATTTTAATTGTTGGAAATGATTTAAAATGCTGTGATCTAAGTAGAAAGGTCATAAGAAATTATGAAAAAGCAGTTTGGGGAATTCCAACAAACCACACCCGTAAATCAAAATATAAAAACAAAAGTATTAATGAAATTCTAAATATGGATATACCTAGTGAAGATAAAAGGAAGCCAGGTACAATCAATAAACATGTAATGCGGGTAAAGCAATTTCTACGTTGGGCTGACCTAGAAGGTTATGTTCTTAATGATATGGAAAAATTTCTTCAATATGCCCCAGACTATATAAAAGCAAATGAAAAAAAAGATCCATTTACTGATGATGAACTTAGGTTGTTGTTTAATAATGAAGTATACGAAAATGGAAAATTCAAAAAACCATCAAGATATTGGTTGCCTTTGTTAGCTTTATTTACTGGTGCAAGAGGAGAGGAGTTAGCACAACTCTATACCGATGATATTGAAAAATATAATGGTACAGATGTCTATGTAATTCGTTTAAGAGAGAATGAAGAACGGAACCAAGGATTGAAAAATGAGACAGCGCCAAGGGTTTTACCTATACATTCAAAACTAATATCGCTTGGATTTTTAGATTATGTAAAAAGTAGACCAAAGGAAGAGATGCTGTTCGGAGAACTTAAAAATAAGAACGGGAAAAACTACAAAGGATTTGGAAATAACTTTAATAGGAAAAATGAATATGGTTGGAAGTGGAAATGTGGTGTGACGAGTGAAAAAACATCATTTCACTCATTTCGACACAATGTAGTGGACTTTTTTGCCAATTCAAACATATCTGATAGGGTCGCATGTGCTATTGTTGGGCACAAATTTAAAGGTAGTTTTTTAGTAGAAAATTATATTAAAGATGTTGGGCCATTAGTAATGCAAAAAGCTATTAATAAGTTAAGTTTTCGTTCAGTTGATTGGAAAAAGATAAAGAAACTTAAATGGTGA